Proteins from one Staphylococcus sp. IVB6214 genomic window:
- a CDS encoding sensor histidine kinase has translation MIQQHNKTKELSTFLNAYYHQTSEMIIFIDGEGKVIYMNEAAERVISPENDLSGISNTICGRCEGYTNEHALQTCYNCFLKSEDLGNAAFQVFMKTTDNKVEPFTATYQTIDEENDIKAFTLQNVTPQIQRQEKLYQRNMIQKTIAAQENERKRISRELHDGVVQELINVSVELRLLKYQQEMGSLLDGAKNIEGLMTKLIDDIRNLSLELRPSSLDDLGLDAAFKSYFKQLELNYGLIVNYHFDMMPQRFDSEIETVVYRVVQEAVFNAMKYAGVDSVDVYIRRTEDTLYAEVSDQGQGFEPSDSPKGSGLGLYGMNERAELVNGHLDIETQKGKGTIVSLDVPINQK, from the coding sequence ATGATACAACAACATAATAAGACGAAAGAACTTTCAACATTTTTGAATGCATATTATCACCAAACATCAGAGATGATCATTTTTATAGATGGTGAGGGGAAAGTCATTTATATGAATGAAGCGGCTGAGCGTGTCATATCACCGGAGAATGACTTGAGTGGTATCTCCAATACGATATGTGGACGTTGTGAAGGCTATACGAATGAGCATGCATTACAGACTTGCTACAATTGTTTTCTCAAATCTGAAGACTTAGGCAATGCGGCTTTTCAAGTATTTATGAAGACAACTGATAACAAAGTAGAGCCTTTCACTGCCACGTATCAAACAATTGATGAAGAGAACGATATTAAAGCATTCACATTACAAAATGTAACACCACAAATTCAAAGACAAGAAAAACTATATCAACGTAATATGATTCAAAAGACAATCGCAGCACAAGAAAATGAACGCAAACGAATCTCACGTGAGTTGCATGATGGTGTCGTGCAAGAACTCATCAACGTGAGTGTCGAGTTGCGTCTTTTGAAATATCAGCAAGAAATGGGTTCTCTACTAGATGGTGCGAAAAACATTGAAGGCTTGATGACTAAGCTTATTGATGATATTCGTAACTTATCATTGGAACTCAGACCGTCTTCATTAGATGATCTCGGATTAGACGCAGCATTCAAGTCGTATTTCAAACAATTAGAGTTGAATTATGGATTGATTGTGAATTATCATTTTGATATGATGCCACAGCGTTTCGACAGCGAGATTGAAACGGTCGTCTATCGTGTCGTCCAAGAAGCGGTATTCAATGCGATGAAATATGCTGGCGTCGATTCAGTAGATGTTTATATTAGGAGAACTGAAGACACGTTGTATGCGGAAGTATCTGATCAAGGACAAGGCTTTGAACCGAGTGATTCGCCAAAAGGTTCGGGACTCGGACTGTATGGTATGAATGAACGTGCTGAACTGGTTAATGGACACCTAGATATTGAAACACAAAAAGGGAAAGGTACGATTGTGTCACTTGATGTACCAATTAACCAAAAGTGA
- a CDS encoding M20/M25/M40 family metallo-hydrolase — METNWQTPEGRSELLKQLVAHSSVTHSQGEVTFPTYVHDLLMSLPYFQQHPEYIQLVPTVDHRNAVVATYLSPKATQTVTLISHFDTVGIEDYGPYQTYAFDMEKLTATFQEDMRYLDDMSKEDLLSGEYLFGRGSMDMKPGLMLHMSLIEQAILEQWDVNLVLMTVPDEEVTSKGMHAAVAHLDTLCEQHDLSIALHLNSEPTFQQAHHDTNHYHYTGSIGKIMPSVLVYGRETHVGTPAIGLSSNFILSYIQQEIEYHERFQEQFEDEETPLPVSLRVTDIKQHYDVQTPFRSVALFNLFLFKRHANELFDLFNDAVAKGLKKGLSEYQQRIAKTDIKPLDMQLMTYDHLLQYAIKHYGQDAVQQLIEAQVQTESEPHLQSIAIVDALMNLCRELGPTVITFFAPPYYPATNASYHPLTEAISSTIDTTLQKQFERASKRIHYFNGISDLSYVAPSPNGAGFEAYEGNTPVFNNTYSIPFQAIENIQAPLMNCGPIGKDAHKVTERIHKKSAFEELPVVLSSIIRKHFLSI, encoded by the coding sequence ATGGAAACAAACTGGCAAACACCCGAAGGACGGTCAGAACTGCTAAAACAGCTCGTTGCACATTCAAGTGTAACGCATTCACAAGGAGAAGTCACTTTCCCTACATACGTACATGATTTACTCATGTCGCTCCCTTACTTCCAGCAACATCCAGAATACATACAACTAGTCCCTACTGTTGATCATCGAAATGCCGTTGTCGCAACATATCTTTCACCTAAAGCTACCCAAACAGTCACTTTAATCAGCCATTTTGATACGGTAGGCATTGAAGATTATGGCCCTTATCAAACGTACGCATTTGATATGGAGAAACTCACTGCAACATTCCAAGAAGATATGCGCTATTTAGATGACATGAGTAAGGAAGATTTATTATCTGGGGAATATCTATTTGGACGTGGTTCTATGGATATGAAACCCGGCTTAATGCTTCATATGTCATTGATTGAACAAGCCATATTAGAGCAATGGGACGTCAATCTTGTATTGATGACTGTACCTGACGAAGAAGTGACATCAAAAGGGATGCATGCGGCAGTTGCGCACTTAGATACACTCTGTGAGCAACATGATTTATCCATTGCCTTGCATTTAAACAGTGAACCAACATTCCAACAAGCACATCATGATACGAACCACTATCACTATACAGGATCTATCGGAAAAATTATGCCGAGCGTGCTCGTTTACGGGCGAGAAACACATGTTGGTACACCTGCCATAGGATTGAGTTCTAACTTTATTTTGAGTTATATCCAACAAGAGATTGAATATCATGAACGTTTTCAAGAACAATTTGAAGATGAAGAAACACCCTTGCCGGTCAGTTTACGTGTCACAGATATTAAACAGCATTATGATGTTCAGACACCTTTTCGATCGGTAGCACTTTTCAATCTATTTCTCTTCAAACGTCATGCGAATGAACTTTTTGACTTATTCAATGATGCCGTAGCAAAAGGTTTGAAGAAAGGGCTCTCTGAGTATCAACAACGCATCGCAAAGACGGATATCAAACCACTCGACATGCAGTTGATGACGTATGATCATTTATTGCAATATGCCATTAAACATTATGGACAAGATGCCGTACAACAACTGATAGAGGCACAGGTTCAAACGGAAAGTGAACCACACCTTCAATCCATCGCAATTGTAGATGCATTGATGAACCTATGCCGAGAGCTTGGACCAACAGTTATAACGTTCTTTGCACCCCCTTATTATCCAGCAACTAATGCTTCTTATCATCCATTGACTGAAGCAATTAGTTCAACGATTGATACAACGTTGCAAAAACAGTTTGAACGTGCATCAAAACGCATTCACTACTTCAACGGCATTAGTGATTTAAGTTATGTGGCACCTTCGCCAAACGGAGCGGGATTTGAAGCTTATGAAGGTAACACACCTGTTTTCAATAATACTTATTCCATTCCATTTCAAGCGATTGAAAATATTCAAGCCCCTCTTATGAATTGCGGTCCTATCGGAAAAGATGCGCATAAAGTCACTGAACGTATTCATAAAAAAAGTGCGTTTGAAGAACTACCTGTCGTTTTATCGTCTATTATACGAAAACACTTTTTAAGCATATAA
- the narJ gene encoding nitrate reductase molybdenum cofactor assembly chaperone: MINLEMLKYYKDTLGFMSQQLSFPEKLTFHPKTFEDVFNEEHPAYTHVMKYRELMYERSLSDIQSLYTDTFDFNEKTTLYMTFNKFDTQKERGQMLAKLKVLYEMFGLEMPSNELSDYLPLMLEFLYAANIDGDSRAQENMQLLVMIIEDGTYPIMKTLEEQGNPYSHLIRGLRETLKRCIVKDDEVKHHV; this comes from the coding sequence GTGATTAATCTTGAAATGCTGAAATACTATAAAGACACATTAGGATTTATGAGTCAGCAATTAAGTTTCCCGGAGAAGTTAACATTCCACCCAAAAACATTTGAAGACGTCTTTAATGAAGAACATCCAGCGTATACGCATGTCATGAAATATCGCGAATTAATGTATGAAAGAAGCTTGTCAGATATTCAATCACTGTACACGGATACATTTGACTTCAATGAAAAAACAACGCTCTATATGACATTCAATAAATTTGATACGCAAAAAGAACGTGGTCAAATGTTGGCAAAACTCAAGGTCTTATATGAAATGTTTGGCCTTGAGATGCCATCTAATGAACTATCAGATTATTTGCCGCTGATGTTAGAGTTTCTCTATGCGGCAAATATTGATGGCGATAGTCGTGCACAGGAAAACATGCAGTTACTTGTGATGATTATTGAAGATGGCACATATCCAATTATGAAAACTTTAGAAGAACAAGGAAATCCGTACAGTCATTTAATTCGTGGTCTACGTGAAACATTGAAGCGCTGTATAGTAAAAGACGATGAGGTGAAGCATCATGTTTAA
- a CDS encoding trypsin-like serine protease: MLRKGFVTFALSLLATTYLFGNADTLSAQNDDVLKATAATEAPTPTNYDIPQEGLKPVPVEEESFPESVIGEDSRTIVKDYLKNPYRKIVLLNIINGKHTYRGTGAIINNNTVLTAAHNVYNKKDGGYAKCIKVYAGASKSGAKIGEAVATQKFVPKEYRDTASHDYDFAVIKLNNNLGKKTGSFSLSSSINAKEPLQIAGFPGDKGGNTQYTSKGKIIDFTNHQIYYDMDTFGGQSGSPVWNSKNLIVAVHTYGGINVNSGTRLNEEKLALIKKWSADPKPSKYNKNITITKSNIKIWKDLNLYTRRSNKDVKLGKVYQAKNIYTHLNGHKYLSLFDNHNHLIGYVDKGDTEDLIATKINKTVKIVSKKDVIWGDFFWSRKIAPTSKYYNKTFKAKGLYTLGNKKKYYTLYNNKNKWIGYIDIKATK, encoded by the coding sequence ATGTTAAGAAAAGGATTTGTCACATTCGCATTAAGCTTACTTGCAACAACTTACTTGTTTGGCAATGCAGACACACTATCTGCACAAAATGATGATGTTTTGAAAGCCACCGCTGCTACTGAAGCTCCCACACCAACAAACTATGATATTCCACAAGAAGGATTAAAGCCTGTACCAGTTGAAGAAGAATCTTTTCCAGAAAGTGTTATAGGGGAAGACAGTCGCACTATTGTAAAAGACTATCTCAAAAATCCTTATAGAAAAATTGTACTGTTAAATATTATTAATGGTAAACATACTTATAGAGGAACTGGTGCAATAATCAACAATAATACGGTATTAACAGCAGCCCATAATGTTTATAACAAAAAGGATGGTGGGTACGCAAAATGCATAAAAGTTTATGCGGGAGCATCAAAGTCAGGTGCAAAAATTGGAGAAGCAGTCGCAACACAGAAATTCGTCCCTAAAGAGTATCGAGATACTGCTTCTCATGATTACGACTTCGCTGTTATTAAGTTGAATAACAATCTAGGGAAAAAAACAGGAAGCTTTTCTTTATCATCCAGTATAAATGCGAAAGAACCCTTACAAATAGCTGGATTCCCGGGTGATAAAGGGGGAAATACGCAATATACTTCAAAAGGAAAGATAATAGACTTTACAAATCATCAAATTTACTACGATATGGATACATTTGGTGGCCAAAGTGGCAGCCCCGTTTGGAATTCAAAAAATCTTATTGTCGCCGTCCACACTTATGGTGGCATAAATGTCAACAGTGGTACACGACTAAATGAAGAAAAACTAGCCCTTATCAAGAAGTGGAGTGCTGATCCAAAGCCTAGTAAATATAACAAAAACATTACGATTACTAAATCTAACATAAAAATATGGAAAGATTTAAATCTGTACACACGTCGTTCCAATAAAGATGTGAAGTTAGGTAAGGTCTATCAAGCAAAAAATATTTATACACATTTAAACGGTCATAAATATCTTTCTTTATTTGACAATCACAATCATTTAATAGGTTACGTAGACAAAGGAGATACGGAAGATTTAATTGCGACAAAAATAAATAAGACCGTTAAGATTGTTTCGAAAAAAGACGTCATATGGGGAGATTTTTTCTGGTCTAGAAAAATTGCGCCAACAAGCAAATACTACAACAAAACTTTCAAAGCAAAAGGGCTCTATACGCTTGGAAACAAAAAGAAATATTACACTTTATACAATAATAAAAACAAATGGATCGGCTATATTGATATAAAAGCCACAAAATAA
- a CDS encoding IS3 family transposase (programmed frameshift) produces the protein MRRVAYSVETKFKAVKMKAEGYTTKEIMCELNIRNSTQVKTWWRWYRKGETYRFSQQVGKQYSYNKGLVELSELEQLKLKNRRNQAEIDIFKKVQGIGKEVVPEVVIELVDELKHRHPVKLILEVLNVPKSNYYRWKNKKKTEDTTVKKVKELCEDNHYTYGYRKITALMNQASKQPINHKRVQRIMRENNLNCRVRIKKSKRRGKAYYLTSNKLNGNFRANQPLQVLTTDITYLPFGNSMLYLSSIIDLYNGEIVAYKISDTQDQSLVNDTLNQIDIPEGCLLHSDQGSVYTSHAYYQLCEEKGIIRSMSRKGTPADNAPIECFHSSLKCETFYLNNELNNSNFIVKDIVEKYIENYNNNRIQQKLGYLSPVQYRKLAA, from the exons ATGCGCAGAGTGGCGTATTCAGTTGAAACAAAGTTTAAAGCAGTGAAGATGAAAGCAGAAGGTTATACAACTAAAGAAATTATGTGTGAATTAAATATTAGAAATAGCACACAGGTAAAAACATGGTGGAGATGGTATAGAAAGGGTGAAACATATCGATTTAGTCAACAAGTAGGCAAACAATACTCCTATAATAAAGGATTAGTGGAACTTTCTGAACTGGAACAATTAAAGTTAAAGAATAGAAGAAATCAAGCCGAAATAGATATTT TTAAAAAAGTACAAGGAATTGGAAAGGAAGTGGTACCTGAAGTAGTGATAGAATTAGTGGATGAGTTAAAGCACAGGCATCCTGTGAAGCTGATTTTGGAAGTGTTGAATGTCCCTAAATCAAATTACTACCGTTGGAAAAATAAGAAGAAAACGGAAGATACAACAGTTAAAAAGGTTAAGGAATTATGTGAAGATAATCATTACACGTACGGCTATCGCAAGATAACTGCTCTGATGAATCAGGCCTCTAAACAACCGATAAACCATAAACGTGTACAAAGAATTATGAGAGAAAATAATTTGAATTGTAGAGTTAGAATTAAGAAATCTAAACGTCGAGGGAAGGCATATTATCTTACAAGCAATAAACTGAATGGTAACTTTAGAGCAAATCAACCTCTACAAGTACTGACTACTGATATTACGTATCTTCCCTTTGGTAATTCAATGTTGTATTTATCTTCAATCATCGATTTATATAACGGTGAAATTGTGGCTTATAAGATTAGCGATACACAAGATCAAAGTTTGGTAAATGACACCTTAAACCAAATTGATATTCCAGAAGGATGTCTACTTCATAGCGATCAAGGAAGCGTCTATACATCGCATGCTTACTACCAATTATGCGAAGAAAAGGGCATTATCAGAAGTATGTCTCGCAAAGGTACACCTGCTGATAACGCCCCGATAGAATGTTTCCATTCCTCGCTAAAGTGTGAAACATTTTATCTTAACAATGAGTTAAATAACTCTAATTTCATTGTAAAGGATATTGTCGAAAAGTACATTGAAAACTATAATAATAATCGAATTCAACAAAAATTAGGCTACTTATCCCCTGTGCAATACAGAAAATTAGCAGCCTAA
- the nreC gene encoding nitrate respiration regulation response regulator NreC (Involved in the regulation of the the nitrate reductase operon narGHJI) yields the protein MKIVIADDHAVVRTGFSMILNFQEDMEVVGTAADGVEAYQKVMEHEPDVLIMDLSMPPGESGLIATSKILDSFPNTKILILTMFDDEEYLFHVLRSGASGYILKNAPDEQLLLAIRTVYKGQTYIDPKMTTSLVKEFVQSSNDDAYSNDPFKILSKRELEILPLIAKGYGNKDIAEKLFVSVKTVEAHKTRIMDKLDLKSKPELVEYALKKKLLDF from the coding sequence ATGAAGATCGTAATTGCAGATGATCACGCGGTTGTACGTACAGGCTTTTCGATGATTTTGAACTTCCAAGAAGATATGGAAGTTGTCGGAACTGCCGCAGATGGGGTAGAAGCGTATCAAAAAGTCATGGAGCATGAACCAGATGTGCTTATTATGGATTTGAGTATGCCGCCTGGTGAGTCCGGATTGATTGCAACAAGTAAGATACTAGATAGTTTTCCAAATACTAAGATATTGATTCTTACGATGTTCGATGATGAAGAATATCTTTTTCATGTCTTGAGAAGTGGTGCCAGTGGTTATATTTTAAAAAATGCACCTGACGAACAGTTGCTTTTGGCAATTAGAACTGTTTACAAAGGTCAAACCTATATTGATCCAAAGATGACGACATCATTAGTGAAAGAATTTGTACAATCTTCTAATGACGATGCGTACTCTAATGATCCATTTAAAATACTCTCTAAGCGCGAATTAGAAATTTTACCGTTGATTGCAAAAGGATACGGGAATAAAGATATTGCCGAGAAACTTTTTGTATCCGTAAAAACAGTTGAAGCGCATAAGACACGTATTATGGATAAGCTTGATTTGAAATCAAAACCAGAGCTTGTCGAATATGCTTTGAAGAAGAAGTTACTTGATTTTTAG
- the narI gene encoding respiratory nitrate reductase subunit gamma yields the protein MFNQFLWVIFPYLCLAIFVIGHIARYKFDQFSWTAKSSEFIEKKQLKWGSLMFHLGIIPVFFGHVVGLLIPAHWLESVGVNNHLYHIGAVYIGSIFGIITLIGMFLLTARRVTKQNVRRLSSASDIFVNFLLLTIVFVGCYATLVTNATVPDFDYRQTISIWFRGLFMLSPDASLMVNVPLAFKLHVLLGFTIMACWPFTRLVHVWSVPLTYASRSYIIYRKHKN from the coding sequence ATGTTTAATCAATTTTTATGGGTTATTTTCCCATACCTTTGCCTTGCCATCTTTGTCATTGGTCATATTGCTCGTTATAAGTTTGATCAATTTTCATGGACGGCAAAGTCGAGTGAATTTATCGAAAAGAAGCAGCTTAAGTGGGGCAGCTTGATGTTCCACTTAGGGATTATCCCAGTATTCTTTGGACACGTTGTAGGGCTTTTAATCCCCGCACATTGGTTAGAAAGTGTCGGTGTTAATAACCACCTCTACCATATCGGTGCTGTGTATATCGGTAGTATTTTTGGTATAATCACGTTGATAGGTATGTTCCTATTAACAGCAAGACGTGTGACGAAACAAAACGTTCGCCGTCTAAGTTCAGCATCAGATATTTTTGTAAACTTTCTATTATTAACAATTGTCTTTGTTGGTTGTTACGCAACATTAGTTACAAACGCAACAGTGCCAGATTTTGATTATCGTCAAACGATTTCAATCTGGTTCAGAGGGTTATTTATGCTTAGCCCAGATGCAAGCTTAATGGTTAATGTACCACTTGCATTCAAATTGCACGTATTACTTGGCTTTACAATTATGGCATGTTGGCCATTCACACGTCTTGTTCACGTGTGGAGTGTTCCGTTGACATATGCAAGTCGTAGTTATATTATTTATCGTAAACACAAAAATTAA
- a CDS encoding nitrate/nitrite transporter, with protein sequence MDKSKAGLQLGLQTLSLVAGFMAWTIIAPLMPFISQDIEITSGQLSIILAIPVILGSVLRVPFGYLTNIVGAKWVFFTSFVVLLIPIFLLSQASTPGNLMFAGFFLGVGGAIFSVGVTSIPKYFAKDKVGLANGIYGMGNLGTAVSAFLAPPIAGIIGWQNTVMSYLAVMVVFALIMFFLGDGNEPKVKVPLVEQSRILLKNYKLYYLSFWYFITFGAFVAFGLFLPNFLVEHFGVDKVDAGIRTGVFIAIATLLRPIGGMLGDKFDAVTMLKAFFSIMIVGALIIGLSDGILLFTVGCLTVSVCAGIGNGLIFKLVPHYFSKEAGVANGIVSMMGGLGGFFPPLVISAVTSMTGSSNLAFILLAIFGVIALLTMFNLAKREKTAGVQ encoded by the coding sequence ATGGATAAGTCAAAAGCTGGTTTGCAGTTAGGGCTTCAAACGCTCAGTTTAGTTGCTGGGTTCATGGCATGGACAATTATTGCACCATTAATGCCATTTATTTCCCAAGACATCGAGATTACAAGCGGTCAATTATCAATTATTTTAGCTATCCCTGTTATTTTAGGTTCAGTATTACGTGTGCCATTCGGTTATTTAACAAATATCGTTGGTGCTAAATGGGTATTCTTTACAAGTTTCGTTGTATTACTTATCCCAATCTTCTTATTGAGCCAAGCATCAACACCAGGTAACTTAATGTTCGCAGGTTTCTTCCTAGGTGTAGGGGGCGCGATCTTCTCAGTAGGTGTTACATCAATTCCTAAATACTTCGCAAAAGACAAAGTCGGTCTTGCAAACGGTATTTATGGTATGGGTAACTTAGGTACAGCTGTATCAGCATTCTTAGCACCACCAATCGCAGGTATTATTGGTTGGCAAAATACAGTAATGAGTTATTTGGCTGTTATGGTAGTATTTGCATTAATCATGTTCTTCTTAGGTGATGGCAATGAACCGAAAGTCAAAGTACCTTTAGTAGAGCAATCACGTATTCTATTGAAAAACTACAAATTGTACTACTTAAGTTTCTGGTACTTCATCACGTTCGGTGCATTCGTAGCATTCGGTCTATTCTTACCAAACTTCTTAGTAGAACACTTCGGAGTAGACAAAGTAGACGCAGGTATTCGTACAGGTGTATTCATCGCTATCGCAACATTACTTCGTCCTATTGGTGGTATGTTAGGAGACAAATTTGATGCGGTAACAATGTTAAAAGCATTCTTCTCAATCATGATTGTAGGTGCATTAATCATTGGTTTATCTGACGGCATCTTATTATTCACAGTGGGCTGTTTAACAGTGAGTGTTTGTGCAGGTATCGGTAACGGTCTTATCTTCAAACTTGTCCCACACTACTTCTCAAAAGAAGCAGGTGTTGCAAACGGTATCGTATCAATGATGGGAGGTCTTGGTGGCTTCTTCCCACCACTTGTTATCTCTGCAGTCACTTCAATGACAGGAAGCAGTAACTTAGCATTCATCCTACTTGCTATTTTCGGTGTTATTGCATTATTAACAATGTTTAACTTAGCAAAACGCGAAAAAACAGCAGGTGTTCAATAA
- the nreA gene encoding nitrate respiration regulation accessory nitrate sensor NreA, whose translation MTVNQIDFSQHDYQDELDRLRHKYQFDFAGIALPTEDHVGTKIKWRYVSGNLNERYQRIELRYGRGVAGNVMKTGKPMIIHDANEEQIQVALFNYPILISEQLTSMIAIPLWHNHRVKGVLLFGQRDNSPLPKVVRDVSVIHGIGGLTSEDRVVRS comes from the coding sequence ATGACCGTGAACCAGATTGATTTTTCACAACATGATTATCAAGATGAGTTAGACAGATTACGTCACAAATATCAATTTGACTTTGCCGGAATCGCACTACCTACTGAAGATCATGTTGGCACGAAAATCAAATGGAGATACGTGTCAGGTAACTTGAACGAAAGGTATCAACGCATTGAACTGCGCTATGGCCGTGGCGTTGCCGGGAACGTTATGAAAACTGGCAAGCCGATGATTATTCATGATGCGAACGAAGAACAGATTCAAGTTGCACTGTTCAATTATCCTATCTTGATAAGCGAACAACTCACTTCAATGATTGCAATACCGCTTTGGCACAATCATCGTGTCAAAGGGGTGTTGTTATTTGGTCAACGTGATAACTCACCACTCCCAAAAGTCGTGAGAGATGTCTCAGTGATTCATGGGATTGGTGGCTTAACAAGCGAGGATAGGGTGGTGCGATCATGA
- the narH gene encoding nitrate reductase subunit beta yields the protein MKIKAQVAMVLNLDKCIGCHTCSVTCKSTWTNRPGAEYMWFNNVETKPGIGYPKRWEDQEHYKGGWTLNKNGKLELKSGTRINKIALGKIFYNPNMPVIKDYYEPWTYNYEHLTNAKDSEHTPVAKAHSVMTGERMDIDWGPNWEDDLAGGHITGPQDPNIQKIEEEIKFNFDQTFMMYLPRLCEHCLNPSCVASCPSGAMYKRDEDGIVLVDQDACRGWRYCMTGCPYKKVYFNWKTNKAEKCTFCFPRVEAGLPTVCSETCTGRMRYLGVLLYDADRVQEAASTENEQDLYEKQLELFLNPFDEAVIEQAEKDGIAQEWIEAAQNSPIYKLAIEYKLAFPLHPEYRTMPMVWYCPPLSPIMNYFEGKNSANNPDAIFPAIEEMRLPVQYLAELFTAGDTTAVKGSLQRMAMMRSYMRAENTGREFDMSRLERVGLTERQAKDMYRLLAIAKHEDRFVIPTSHKEQYMDTYAAQGSQGYGGEYFGANCDGCGVPVGASDKSGQEIYNESFYGGIFRD from the coding sequence TTGAAGATTAAAGCACAAGTAGCGATGGTATTAAACCTAGACAAATGTATCGGTTGTCACACATGTAGTGTGACATGTAAGAGCACATGGACAAACCGTCCAGGTGCAGAATATATGTGGTTCAACAACGTAGAAACAAAACCAGGTATTGGTTATCCAAAACGTTGGGAAGACCAAGAGCATTACAAAGGTGGCTGGACACTTAATAAGAACGGTAAGTTAGAATTAAAATCAGGGACACGTATTAACAAAATTGCTCTTGGTAAAATCTTCTACAACCCAAACATGCCAGTCATCAAAGATTACTATGAGCCATGGACTTACAACTATGAGCACTTAACAAATGCGAAAGACTCAGAACACACACCTGTTGCGAAAGCACACTCAGTGATGACAGGTGAACGTATGGATATCGATTGGGGTCCAAACTGGGAAGACGACTTAGCTGGTGGTCACATCACTGGTCCTCAAGACCCTAACATCCAAAAAATCGAAGAAGAAATCAAATTCAACTTCGACCAAACATTCATGATGTACTTACCACGTTTATGTGAACACTGCTTGAACCCAAGCTGTGTAGCATCATGCCCATCAGGTGCAATGTACAAACGTGATGAAGACGGTATCGTACTTGTAGACCAAGACGCATGTCGTGGATGGCGCTACTGTATGACTGGTTGCCCATACAAAAAAGTTTACTTCAACTGGAAAACAAACAAAGCTGAAAAATGTACATTCTGTTTCCCACGTGTTGAAGCTGGTTTACCAACAGTATGTTCTGAAACATGTACAGGTCGTATGCGTTACTTAGGTGTATTGCTTTACGACGCTGACCGTGTACAAGAAGCAGCATCAACTGAAAACGAACAAGACTTATACGAAAAACAATTAGAATTATTCTTAAACCCATTTGATGAAGCGGTTATCGAACAAGCTGAAAAAGATGGTATTGCACAAGAGTGGATCGAAGCAGCACAAAACTCACCAATCTACAAATTGGCGATTGAATACAAATTGGCATTCCCGTTACACCCAGAATATCGTACGATGCCAATGGTTTGGTATTGCCCACCACTTAGCCCAATCATGAACTACTTTGAAGGTAAAAACTCTGCGAACAACCCAGACGCAATCTTCCCAGCAATTGAAGAGATGCGTTTACCGGTTCAATATTTAGCAGAATTATTCACAGCGGGTGATACAACAGCTGTGAAAGGATCATTACAACGTATGGCAATGATGAGAAGTTATATGCGTGCTGAAAACACAGGTCGTGAATTCGATATGTCCCGTTTAGAACGCGTTGGCTTAACTGAACGTCAAGCAAAAGATATGTATCGCTTGCTTGCAATCGCAAAACACGAAGATCGTTTCGTTATTCCAACATCTCACAAAGAACAATACATGGACACTTATGCAGCGCAAGGTAGTCAAGGTTATGGTGGTGAATACTTCGGTGCAAACTGTGACGGTTGCGGCGTGCCAGTAGGTGCTAGCGACAAGTCAGGTCAAGAGATTTACAATGAAAGTTTCTATGGAGGGATTTTCCGTGATTAA
- a CDS encoding DUF3139 domain-containing protein, whose product MAKKILGFLLAAIVIFVLVGAGFFGYKGYQKSQNLKLIDQYLTEQHLDSKVIKQKEEYDPRKGIFYKELTLEGDTKNTYIAQPIHLKRGLFLQGFNTETKKHDKKAKYNFFDENYKMK is encoded by the coding sequence ATGGCAAAAAAAATTCTAGGCTTTTTATTAGCAGCAATTGTAATATTTGTTCTTGTCGGTGCAGGATTTTTTGGATATAAAGGTTATCAAAAGAGTCAAAACTTAAAACTGATCGATCAATATTTAACAGAGCAGCATTTGGATAGTAAGGTCATTAAACAAAAAGAAGAATACGATCCGCGTAAAGGTATTTTTTATAAAGAATTGACGTTAGAGGGCGATACAAAAAATACGTACATTGCACAACCGATTCATTTAAAACGTGGACTTTTCTTACAAGGATTTAATACAGAAACAAAAAAACATGATAAGAAAGCAAAATATAACTTCTTTGATGAGAATTATAAAATGAAATAA